The Miscanthus floridulus cultivar M001 chromosome 7, ASM1932011v1, whole genome shotgun sequence genome includes a region encoding these proteins:
- the LOC136465860 gene encoding uncharacterized protein: MPWINRVFEMLGIIYREREVPAKVLASIDKKKKKKKASAKNVMAEAESKKRKGAAVAQAPAKKKKTGALVIAPAVSSAGSAGVASAGSEDIQSSSVPSMDVRVTSGGVHGSPVALLRPVRGALSGAELPKASAAPACSLHGAASVVEQPEASAADPMPGIFGGLYSSSEEGAEVVLEHAPLSPAVVALSLAVVAPSLAPEVVLVEQAPVAQSSSSPPPARPLAEEIRPFGPSPHDGAKTSAQGARQVAQPWLFMSDVMAGLLTSEERAAAASGYHTAVVMDERCTREVFDRDATIEALKAENECLEGEKGGLANSLAALRLSLAEKEQEKEALRADVAKAQDAEVLSAEQAIVAEFGGKTSAPPEEDSVYALASWLKRHLAKLPGLINGCTDYEALAGVANYAKLLVHGGCTHTEIIPEGVLPGPKELAETSLGLQKTLRNFIGYFWAPFGRPAAQKLVEEKRAKDAQKSLAGRPPPVPCSATAGGASATDGAPVGATIGGGDGRRPQAPSPPTVDAGSVPGTSAAAEAPKV, translated from the exons atgccgtggatcaatcgagtttttgagatGCTCGGGATCatctaccgggagcgcgaggttcccgctaaggtcctggcttcgattgacaagaagaagaagaagaagaaggcgtcCGCGAAGAATGTTATGGCAgaggccgagtccaagaagaggaagggcgccgctgTTGCTCAGGCGCCTGCGAAAAAGAAGAAGACCGGTGCTCTGGTGATCGCGCCGGCTGTGTCCTCGGCCGGTAGTGCGGGCGTTGCCTCCGCCGGCAGTGAAGACATTCAGAGCTCCTCTGTCCCATCAATGGACGTGCGGGTCACGAGCGGCGGGGTTCATGGCTCTCCTGTAGCTCTGTTGCGCCCTGTACGCGGTGCTTTGAGCGGTGCGGAGCTTCCAAAGGCCAGCGCTGCTCCGGCATGCTCCTTGCACGGTGCTGCGAGTGTCGTCGAACAGCCGGAGGCTAGCGCCGCTGATCCTATGCCTGGCATTTTTGGCGGGTTgtattcaagttctgaagagggcgCGGAGGTCGTCTTGGAGCACGCTCCTTTGTCTCCCGCTGTTGTTGCACTGTCTCTCGCTGTTGTTGCGCCTTCCCTCGCACCGGAGGTCGTGCTAGTTGAGCAGGCCCCGGTGGCTCAGtcttcttcgagccctccgcccgccaggccgctggctgaggagatccggccctttgggccttcgccgcaTGATGGGGCGAAGACTTCTGCCCAGGGGGCTCGGCAGGTGGCCCAGCCTTGGCTTTTTATGA gtgatgtcatggctggactcctcacctCGGAGGAGCGAGCGGCCGCTGCCAGC gggtatcacacggccgTTGTTATGGACGAGCGCTGCACTCGCGAGGTCTTTGACCGAGATGCTacgattgaagcgctcaaggcggagaacgagtgcctggaaggtgaaaaagggggtttggccaactcccttgcagctctccgcctttctctggcggagaaggaacaagaaaaggaggcTTTGAGGGCCGATGTCGCCAAGGCCCAGGATGCAGAAGTTTTGTCCGCCGAGCAG GCCATCGTCGCTGAGTTCGGAGGCAAAACCTCCGCTCCTCCAGAGGAAGACAGCgtctacgccctcgcctcctggctaaagcgtcaccttgcgaagctccccggtctgatcaatggctgcacggactacgaggcgctggcgggagtagcgaattacgccaagcttttggtgcacggcgggtgtacgcataccgaaatTATTCCGGAGGGAGTGCTGCCGGGTCCAAAGGAGCTTgctgagacttctcttggtttgcaaaaaaccttgagaaatttcattgggtacttttgggctccatttgggagaccgGCTGCCCAAAAACTGGTggaggaaaagagggcgaag GATGCAcagaagagtcttgcgggcaggcctccgcCAGTTCCGTGCTCGGCGACCGCGGGCGGTGCCTCCGCCACTGATGGCGCTCCGGTGGGCGCTACGATCGGCGGTggtgatggtcggaggccgcaggcgccATCCCCAcccacagttgatgcgggctccgtTCCAGGGACTTCTGCTGCGGCCGAGGCACcgaaggtctag